A single genomic interval of Stieleria maiorica harbors:
- a CDS encoding class I SAM-dependent methyltransferase: protein MPHTPSTHDLAGCEEALRMAIQHGVWDAAVAAKVRSMVGQDLAAVVLVSLNLQSKARAKLGDGIWWCTERSLSQATPAAVADLKARWMNGTTVVEGCCGLGADTIAIAKAYGSSGRPITAVDTDPMMVAMATENLRLNLGSIPAQIDVRCDDVATFAIPGDATVHLDPDRRDDAGRKVRPEDYSPPWDVVEQILDRCEAGIVKLAPAAEIEDRPQRHRVWISLGANVREQTLLTGSAIDRAGENLGPPLAESARSAVVLGKAGNVAIHTSERIDGAVERVDQPMAYLADPDAAIRAAGLTESFADQHGYATIGGPRGFLTGQTEITGDLAICEPVIWSGACDDRKLRKTLRSMNGFPWRVKTRGVSQNPNVLEKRYRSCGERPFTLWIGKGTRRQFAALTAPG, encoded by the coding sequence ATGCCCCACACCCCTTCCACGCACGACCTCGCCGGCTGTGAAGAGGCGCTGCGCATGGCGATCCAGCACGGCGTCTGGGACGCGGCGGTGGCGGCGAAAGTCCGCTCGATGGTGGGGCAGGACCTCGCCGCCGTCGTCTTGGTGTCGCTGAATCTGCAATCCAAAGCGCGGGCGAAATTAGGTGACGGAATCTGGTGGTGCACCGAGCGTTCGCTCAGCCAAGCGACACCTGCAGCGGTCGCCGACTTGAAGGCCCGCTGGATGAACGGCACCACGGTGGTCGAAGGTTGTTGTGGATTGGGCGCCGACACCATCGCGATCGCCAAGGCATATGGTTCCTCCGGCCGTCCGATCACCGCGGTTGATACCGACCCCATGATGGTTGCCATGGCCACGGAAAACCTACGATTGAATTTGGGTTCCATCCCGGCGCAGATCGACGTGCGTTGTGACGACGTCGCCACGTTTGCGATTCCCGGCGACGCGACCGTTCATCTGGATCCCGATCGCCGCGACGATGCCGGCCGCAAGGTTCGCCCCGAAGACTACTCGCCGCCTTGGGACGTGGTGGAACAAATCCTGGATCGCTGCGAGGCGGGGATCGTCAAACTGGCGCCGGCCGCAGAGATCGAAGACCGGCCGCAGCGGCATCGCGTGTGGATTTCGCTCGGCGCCAATGTCCGCGAGCAAACGTTGTTGACAGGCAGCGCGATCGATCGGGCGGGTGAGAACCTTGGCCCGCCGCTTGCCGAATCCGCGCGCTCCGCGGTTGTGCTGGGGAAAGCTGGCAATGTTGCGATACACACCAGCGAGCGCATCGACGGCGCGGTCGAGCGAGTGGACCAGCCGATGGCCTACCTGGCCGACCCCGACGCCGCCATCCGCGCCGCCGGACTGACCGAATCGTTTGCCGATCAACACGGCTATGCCACCATCGGCGGCCCCCGCGGGTTCTTGACCGGCCAGACCGAAATCACCGGTGATCTAGCGATCTGTGAACCCGTGATTTGGTCGGGGGCCTGCGATGACCGCAAGTTGCGCAAGACGTTGCGATCGATGAATGGTTTCCCCTGGCGAGTCAAAACGCGGGGCGTGTCCCAGAATCCCAACGTGCTAGAAAAGCGCTACCGATCCTGCGGCGAGCGGCCGTTCACACTGTGGATCGGCAAGGGAACGCGTCGTCAATTCGCGGCGTTGACCGCGCCCGGATGA